The following proteins come from a genomic window of Nostoc sp. ATCC 53789:
- a CDS encoding cobyrinate a,c-diamide synthase: MSIIIAGERSGVGKTTVTLTLLASLRRRDRLVQSFKVGPDYIDPMFHQHVTGRPCRNLDPVLTSETYVQQCFARHSLLTEYALVEGVMGLFDGISSLVNSSLSPANDKGQITDFASTAHIARLLDLPVVLVIDCSRLSGSVAAIAHGYQSIDPRIKIAGVVLNRVGSDRHLSLLKDALKPLQLPILGVLRRQDNITIPDRHLGLVPTAELTELNALIDRLADLGDTCFDWQNLLPLLKSQPLPPPPNPPHSPSSIRVAVARDRAFNFYYQDNLDLLQQLGAELVFWSPLEDAAIPKDVQGMYFGGGFPEVFAQQLAENTSVRDGVKTAILQGMPAIAECGGLMYLCEQIIDFEGKSWAMTGVLPTSAVMGARLTLGYRRAVALQDNLLVKAGTDVHGHEFHRSHLTLTPTKPLFETSRYDCDENMGCEGWGFPANVHASYVHLHWGESREIPEQFLKECRTYK; the protein is encoded by the coding sequence ATGTCTATAATCATTGCTGGAGAACGTAGTGGGGTGGGCAAGACAACAGTCACGCTTACCCTTTTAGCATCTTTACGCCGACGCGATCGCTTGGTGCAATCTTTCAAGGTAGGCCCAGACTACATCGATCCGATGTTTCATCAACACGTAACTGGTCGTCCATGTCGCAACTTAGACCCAGTGTTGACTTCAGAAACCTACGTTCAGCAATGTTTTGCCCGTCATAGTCTACTTACTGAATATGCCCTAGTAGAAGGGGTAATGGGATTATTTGATGGAATTTCGTCATTGGTCAATAGTTCTTTGTCTCCTGCAAATGACAAAGGACAAATTACTGACTTTGCAAGTACGGCACACATTGCACGGCTTTTAGATTTACCTGTGGTGTTGGTGATTGATTGCAGTCGCTTGTCTGGTTCTGTCGCTGCGATCGCTCACGGCTACCAATCTATTGACCCCCGAATTAAAATAGCCGGGGTAGTATTAAATCGCGTGGGAAGCGATCGCCACCTCTCTCTCCTCAAAGATGCCCTAAAACCCTTACAATTACCTATTCTCGGCGTGCTGCGCCGTCAAGATAACATCACAATTCCCGATCGCCATTTGGGTTTAGTACCCACAGCAGAACTTACTGAACTCAACGCTTTAATTGATCGCCTCGCCGATTTAGGAGATACTTGCTTCGATTGGCAAAACTTATTACCCCTGTTAAAATCACAACCTCTCCCTCCTCCCCCTAATCCGCCTCATTCTCCCTCCTCCATCAGAGTTGCAGTCGCGCGCGATCGCGCTTTTAATTTTTATTACCAAGACAATCTCGATTTGCTGCAACAACTTGGTGCAGAACTGGTTTTCTGGAGTCCATTAGAAGACGCTGCAATACCAAAAGATGTCCAGGGAATGTATTTTGGCGGAGGTTTCCCAGAAGTTTTTGCCCAGCAACTAGCAGAAAATACCAGCGTTCGTGATGGAGTGAAAACAGCAATTCTCCAAGGAATGCCTGCGATCGCTGAATGCGGAGGATTAATGTATTTATGTGAGCAAATTATCGATTTTGAGGGTAAATCTTGGGCGATGACGGGAGTTTTACCGACATCTGCTGTTATGGGTGCGCGTTTAACTCTGGGGTATCGTCGTGCAGTAGCTTTGCAAGATAATCTGTTAGTGAAAGCAGGTACAGATGTTCACGGACATGAATTTCATCGTTCCCATTTAACCTTAACTCCCACTAAGCCCCTATTTGAAACTTCTCGCTACGATTGTGATGAAAATATGGGATGCGAGGGATGGGGTTTTCCTGCAAATGTTCATGCTTCTTATGTT